Proteins co-encoded in one Cupriavidus metallidurans CH34 genomic window:
- a CDS encoding fimbrial protein has product MEPIAIERMNVTYRTIKAALRWFVLPVLLALGVNHGALAACTVTTANPDYIYTLPSTLTVARNAPVGTVILSYAPPGQNNPTASGTCPVTAYAVDAMAGSWTTTSVADVYATNVPGIGIKVLGKASNHPVPLLPTVYQWSGSATGPFSGYWDSFGYQLVVTGPVSPGTLSFASPVASMWLSTSTTALVDAAVVTNLQINGTTNIVARACTTPDVTVNLGNHLSSEFSGVGSKTSSTSFNIALNGCPSGLNTIQYQIDPVTSIVSGTGNTVVALNSGSTANRVGVQLLDGNGNPLALSSPITFSGYSSSTGGDYTIPLKARYYQIDTPVGPGSANTSMIFTMTYQ; this is encoded by the coding sequence TTGGAACCAATTGCGATTGAGAGGATGAACGTGACGTATAGAACGATCAAAGCTGCACTCCGGTGGTTTGTGCTGCCGGTCTTGCTGGCCCTCGGCGTGAACCATGGAGCCCTTGCCGCGTGCACAGTAACGACCGCCAATCCGGATTACATCTACACGCTACCCAGCACCCTTACTGTGGCTCGCAACGCACCGGTGGGTACGGTGATCCTTAGCTACGCCCCCCCGGGACAGAACAACCCTACGGCCTCTGGCACCTGCCCCGTGACGGCATATGCGGTCGATGCCATGGCCGGCTCATGGACCACGACGTCTGTCGCGGATGTGTACGCCACCAATGTCCCTGGCATCGGTATCAAGGTCCTCGGGAAAGCCAGCAATCACCCAGTACCACTACTCCCTACGGTGTACCAATGGTCCGGTAGCGCCACCGGACCTTTCAGCGGCTATTGGGACAGCTTTGGGTATCAGCTCGTCGTTACCGGGCCAGTTTCCCCAGGGACGCTCAGTTTTGCGAGTCCTGTGGCCAGTATGTGGCTGTCGACTTCCACCACCGCGCTCGTGGATGCGGCGGTCGTCACCAACCTGCAGATCAACGGCACCACAAACATTGTGGCGCGTGCATGTACCACGCCCGATGTGACTGTCAATCTCGGAAATCACCTGTCGTCGGAATTCTCTGGCGTGGGCTCGAAGACCTCGTCGACGAGTTTCAACATTGCGCTGAATGGCTGCCCGTCCGGGCTGAACACGATCCAATACCAGATCGATCCGGTAACGTCGATCGTGTCGGGTACCGGCAATACGGTGGTGGCCCTGAATAGCGGCTCGACGGCCAACCGAGTTGGCGTCCAGTTGCTCGACGGGAATGGCAACCCGCTGGCCTTGTCCTCGCCCATCACGTTTAGCGGATATAGCAGCAGCACCGGCGGCGACTACACGATTCCACTGAAGGCCAGGTACTATCAGATCGATACACCCGTTGGGCCGGGTTCTGCCAATACATCGATGATATTTACGATGACCTATCAATGA
- a CDS encoding ATP-binding protein encodes MSIWHDAVAQQPIATTAQTIRVGVVQNDWPPFAIVQDGQVSGIGVDFLRAALGDRPVRIVTTTFASMPALLAAACANQVDVVLNVGETAERARCLRFSEAYFDATAAIVGRAGAAGQDAVALEQARIAVEPGSFMDERLRARFPNARFVPVKDAEGGLRAVRDNQADYYPTRQPVADYYLGRPEYKGLAVQAGYREPGGGLHFAFSPAAAALQTTVNQGLATMPQDARRAIIGRWVTPPIVASSPAGEFFLTPEERAFLQSLPVLKVAFDAGSAPYSYVDDRGRPGGMAADYLSYLGRTLGVRFQRERAAPFAQTVEALRQGKLDLMAVAVAEDPALAGLPVTRPYASFPMVIVGRQLDVAVEGLNDLTGKRVVVCEASGVEGLLRAAVPHLQLSVVSSVHAGMEAVANGKADAYVDDLATVDVELQRYFAGTLRIIGSGRQTLDMGFGLSPELGARLLPLIDRAMEYMPQVERLAIQSRYIAASYALEPSWQQVLRRIAPYLVAVIVIIGILLRSQYRLRREASARRLAKQQLQAQLDFQRTLIDAVPIPITVKDAQGRYVEVNAAFQSRAGMTRQQMVGHLPTELNVPGNRAAEALEAGSRRALETQQLQQFAVDYVDADGKQRYYLCWAQPIKRVGPEFAGVISAAVDVTEIRNAEAKAQAAEAMLVDATRHLPATAFRMRERDGVFSYEWVSGNAQQLLGRSSESLIGPANPLLGMANVEDRIAALAAAEEAKTTGRPLSADMRLLIRGQTRWIRIHAVPKTEPDGGVLWHGYYVDLTEERERANALAQAKDAAEAASRAKDSFLAMMSHEIRTPMNGILGLIELLQRTPLTAEQQRMVALAGESGQALGRILDDILDYAKLEAGRLAILRAPVDLRELFDGVLGSLLPQAFQKGLRLKQRVSAEVAAIVQADGIRLRQILFNLLGNAIKFTDHGSVMLRATMEPGATGLPMLVVVVEDTGIGIARTDLARLFAPFMQSERSTARRFGGTGLGLTIVRTLAELMDGEITLKSEAGVGTTAVLRVPCEVVSQGYDLPNLRGRALSVLVSDDSRRAALIAYGEAAGMRCVSPEDETPDDGIAITDRMERAGRKGQFAIHLTDELLPLGYSQDESGVSLGSNPLRWTAFVGALEALLKGIAPASPQASRAGEGKADDLVPQGARILVVEDHPINREVIGQQLRLLGYRSTVCTNGQEAVTALRADTYDLVLTDCHMPVMDGFDLTRSIRASDRPSVRALPVVGLTATVAREEHVLCMEVGMNAFLVKPATLASLQQTIETALQGGPEAPSPKTEVRSREASPARRTPESGGFRPECIDTVGLRSQLEPMLAERDVRQIFLRSLEQDRDALRAQLAAPTPAGLGKWCHRAGGAISVMEQPYLHELLDRLDGLLETGSPAQIQSAGASLSAMYDYLIDWLEKLDVA; translated from the coding sequence ATGTCCATCTGGCATGACGCAGTGGCGCAGCAGCCCATTGCTACCACGGCGCAAACGATACGGGTTGGGGTAGTGCAGAACGACTGGCCGCCGTTTGCCATCGTGCAAGACGGACAGGTGAGCGGCATCGGTGTCGACTTCCTGCGCGCGGCGCTTGGCGACCGCCCCGTGCGCATTGTCACGACCACGTTTGCCAGTATGCCTGCCCTGCTGGCCGCCGCGTGCGCCAACCAGGTGGACGTGGTGCTGAACGTTGGCGAGACTGCCGAGCGCGCGCGTTGCCTGCGCTTTTCCGAGGCCTACTTCGATGCCACTGCCGCAATCGTCGGCCGCGCAGGGGCAGCGGGGCAGGATGCCGTCGCATTGGAGCAGGCACGGATTGCGGTGGAGCCGGGCTCTTTCATGGACGAGCGGCTTCGCGCACGGTTCCCGAATGCGCGGTTTGTGCCCGTGAAGGACGCTGAAGGCGGGTTGCGTGCCGTACGCGACAACCAGGCGGATTACTACCCCACGCGGCAGCCAGTGGCGGACTATTACTTGGGACGGCCCGAGTACAAAGGCCTGGCCGTTCAGGCAGGCTACCGGGAGCCCGGTGGCGGCCTGCATTTCGCGTTCAGTCCGGCCGCCGCCGCCCTACAGACCACCGTCAATCAGGGGCTCGCCACGATGCCACAAGACGCGCGGCGCGCCATTATCGGTCGTTGGGTGACGCCTCCGATCGTAGCGTCGTCGCCTGCAGGAGAGTTCTTTCTGACGCCGGAGGAGCGGGCGTTTCTGCAATCGCTGCCCGTGCTGAAGGTGGCATTCGACGCGGGGTCGGCACCCTATAGTTACGTCGACGACAGAGGACGACCCGGCGGCATGGCGGCTGACTACCTGTCATATCTGGGTCGCACGCTCGGCGTACGGTTCCAGCGTGAGCGTGCCGCACCCTTTGCGCAGACCGTGGAAGCGCTGCGGCAAGGCAAGCTGGACCTGATGGCCGTCGCCGTGGCCGAGGATCCAGCGCTGGCTGGCCTGCCGGTGACCCGGCCCTATGCCTCCTTCCCGATGGTCATCGTGGGGCGCCAGCTGGATGTGGCGGTCGAAGGCCTCAACGACCTGACTGGCAAGCGTGTGGTCGTTTGTGAGGCGAGTGGTGTGGAGGGCCTGCTCAGGGCAGCCGTCCCGCATCTGCAGTTGTCCGTCGTAAGTTCCGTGCATGCCGGCATGGAGGCGGTTGCCAATGGGAAAGCCGATGCATATGTGGACGATCTGGCTACGGTGGACGTGGAGCTGCAACGTTATTTCGCGGGGACGCTGCGCATCATAGGTTCCGGCAGACAAACGCTGGACATGGGCTTTGGCTTGTCCCCCGAGCTGGGAGCACGGCTGCTGCCGCTCATTGACCGTGCCATGGAATACATGCCGCAAGTCGAGCGCCTCGCGATCCAGAGCCGTTACATCGCCGCCAGCTATGCTCTGGAGCCCTCATGGCAGCAGGTCCTGCGACGCATCGCCCCATACCTGGTCGCCGTCATCGTTATTATCGGGATCCTGCTGCGCTCGCAGTATCGATTGCGACGGGAGGCGTCCGCCAGGCGACTCGCCAAACAGCAGCTTCAGGCGCAACTGGATTTCCAGCGCACGTTGATCGACGCCGTCCCGATTCCGATCACCGTCAAGGATGCCCAAGGGCGATACGTTGAAGTCAATGCCGCCTTCCAGTCGCGGGCGGGGATGACTAGACAGCAGATGGTTGGTCACTTGCCCACAGAGCTGAATGTGCCGGGCAACCGCGCAGCCGAAGCGTTGGAAGCGGGCTCCCGGCGAGCCCTGGAGACCCAACAGCTGCAGCAGTTTGCGGTGGACTACGTGGACGCCGATGGCAAGCAACGCTATTACCTGTGCTGGGCGCAACCCATCAAGAGAGTCGGGCCGGAGTTCGCCGGGGTCATCTCGGCCGCGGTGGATGTGACGGAGATTCGCAACGCCGAAGCCAAGGCCCAAGCTGCCGAGGCCATGCTTGTGGACGCGACTCGCCATTTGCCCGCCACGGCTTTCCGAATGCGCGAGCGCGACGGTGTCTTTTCGTATGAGTGGGTGAGCGGCAATGCGCAGCAACTGCTCGGTCGCTCATCAGAATCGTTGATTGGTCCGGCTAATCCGCTGCTGGGCATGGCCAACGTGGAGGACCGCATCGCGGCGTTGGCCGCAGCCGAAGAGGCCAAAACCACGGGGCGGCCTTTGAGCGCGGACATGCGTCTTCTGATCCGTGGACAAACACGCTGGATCCGCATCCATGCCGTGCCTAAGACAGAGCCGGATGGCGGCGTCCTGTGGCACGGCTACTATGTGGACCTCACGGAAGAGCGCGAGCGTGCCAACGCACTGGCGCAGGCAAAGGATGCGGCCGAAGCGGCATCGCGAGCCAAGGACAGTTTTCTGGCCATGATGAGCCATGAGATCCGCACGCCAATGAATGGCATTCTCGGCCTGATCGAACTGCTGCAAAGAACGCCGCTGACGGCCGAGCAGCAGCGCATGGTCGCGTTGGCCGGCGAGTCTGGCCAGGCACTCGGACGGATACTGGACGACATTCTGGACTACGCCAAACTCGAGGCCGGGCGGCTTGCCATCCTGCGAGCGCCGGTGGATCTTCGGGAACTCTTCGACGGCGTGCTCGGCTCGCTGTTGCCGCAAGCTTTCCAGAAGGGCTTGCGTCTGAAGCAAAGGGTGAGCGCGGAGGTGGCGGCCATCGTGCAGGCCGATGGCATCCGTCTGCGCCAGATTCTGTTCAATCTGCTAGGTAATGCCATCAAGTTTACCGATCACGGCAGCGTGATGTTGCGCGCAACCATGGAGCCAGGTGCTACCGGGTTGCCAATGCTGGTCGTGGTCGTGGAAGACACTGGAATCGGTATTGCCAGGACGGATCTCGCTCGCCTGTTCGCCCCGTTCATGCAAAGCGAGCGCAGTACCGCACGCCGATTCGGTGGAACCGGGCTGGGGCTAACCATTGTCAGGACGCTGGCAGAGCTCATGGACGGCGAGATAACCCTGAAGAGCGAGGCGGGGGTGGGTACGACGGCGGTACTCCGGGTGCCATGCGAAGTCGTCAGCCAGGGCTATGATTTGCCGAACCTCCGCGGCAGGGCGCTATCCGTTCTTGTCAGCGATGACAGCAGGCGTGCGGCCCTGATCGCCTACGGCGAGGCCGCCGGCATGCGCTGCGTCAGCCCGGAGGATGAGACTCCGGACGATGGCATCGCAATTACCGATCGGATGGAGCGAGCCGGGCGAAAGGGCCAGTTTGCGATTCACCTGACCGATGAATTGCTGCCATTGGGTTACAGCCAGGATGAGTCTGGCGTGTCGCTCGGCAGCAATCCGTTGCGATGGACGGCTTTTGTGGGAGCACTGGAAGCGCTGCTCAAGGGCATTGCACCAGCCTCACCACAGGCCTCGCGGGCGGGAGAGGGGAAAGCAGACGATCTGGTGCCCCAGGGCGCCAGGATCCTTGTCGTCGAGGACCATCCCATCAACCGGGAAGTTATCGGGCAGCAATTGCGTCTGCTGGGCTACCGCAGCACGGTGTGCACCAACGGGCAGGAAGCGGTAACGGCGCTGCGGGCCGATACGTATGATCTGGTGCTGACTGATTGCCACATGCCGGTCATGGACGGATTTGACTTGACTCGGTCGATCCGGGCGAGTGATCGGCCGTCCGTCCGAGCGCTGCCCGTGGTGGGACTGACTGCAACAGTCGCCAGGGAAGAGCATGTCCTGTGCATGGAAGTGGGCATGAACGCGTTCCTGGTGAAGCCGGCGACATTGGCATCGCTACAGCAGACGATCGAGACCGCATTGCAAGGAGGTCCGGAGGCACCGTCGCCCAAGACGGAGGTTCGATCTCGGGAAGCATCACCGGCCCGTCGGACGCCCGAATCCGGCGGATTCCGTCCGGAATGCATCGATACCGTCGGGCTGCGGTCCCAACTGGAGCCCATGTTGGCGGAGCGCGACGTGCGCCAGATCTTCTTGCGATCCCTGGAACAAGACCGCGACGCCTTGCGTGCGCAGCTGGCGGCGCCGACGCCCGCAGGACTGGGCAAGTGGTGTCATCGTGCCGGTGGCGCGATTTCGGTGATGGAGCAGCCATACCTGCACGAGTTGCTCGATCGGCTGGATGGTCTGCTGGAGACCGGCTCCCCGGCTCAAATCCAGTCGGCGGGCGCTTCGCTGTCGGCGATGTATGACTACCTGATCGATTGGCTGGAGAAGCTGGATGTTGCGTGA
- a CDS encoding pirin family protein has translation MKRVLGVYSAPRSHWVGDGFPVRSMFSYQSHGKRLSPFLLLDYAGPADFSPGQQPRGVGVHPHRGFETVTIVYKGEVAHRDSTGQGGVIGAGDVQWMTAGGGILHEEFHSEAFTRTGGPLEMVQLWVNLPARHKMTAPGYQAIVDADIPVVPLRDDAGTVRVIAGQYEGKVGPAHTFTPMNVWDMRLNQGGISELPIPSGWNAALIVLRGTVRVNVSTVAGEAQMVLLDRVGEDVSMEASTDAVLILLAGEPIDEPIIGYGPFVMNSQDEILQAFTDLNGGRFGTVAQQTTSA, from the coding sequence ATGAAGAGAGTCCTCGGTGTCTACAGCGCACCACGTTCTCACTGGGTGGGCGACGGCTTCCCCGTGCGCTCGATGTTTTCCTATCAGAGCCATGGCAAACGGCTCAGCCCTTTCCTCTTGCTCGACTACGCGGGCCCTGCCGATTTCAGTCCGGGCCAGCAGCCGCGAGGCGTCGGTGTCCACCCGCACCGAGGCTTCGAAACCGTGACCATTGTCTACAAGGGTGAAGTCGCGCATCGCGACTCAACCGGCCAGGGCGGCGTGATCGGTGCTGGCGATGTGCAATGGATGACGGCCGGCGGCGGCATTCTGCATGAAGAGTTTCACTCCGAGGCCTTCACTCGCACCGGCGGGCCCCTGGAAATGGTTCAGCTCTGGGTGAACCTTCCCGCCAGGCACAAGATGACGGCGCCCGGCTACCAGGCCATCGTCGATGCCGACATTCCCGTCGTGCCGCTTCGTGATGATGCCGGCACGGTCCGCGTCATCGCTGGCCAGTACGAGGGCAAGGTCGGCCCCGCGCACACCTTCACGCCGATGAACGTATGGGACATGCGCCTGAACCAGGGTGGCATCAGCGAGCTACCGATCCCATCCGGATGGAACGCCGCACTGATCGTGCTGCGCGGTACGGTGCGCGTCAATGTCAGCACAGTGGCTGGCGAAGCCCAGATGGTGCTGCTGGATCGTGTTGGCGAAGATGTGTCGATGGAAGCCAGCACCGATGCTGTCCTGATCCTGCTGGCCGGCGAACCGATCGACGAGCCGATCATCGGCTATGGACCTTTCGTGATGAACAGCCAGGATGAGATCCTCCAGGCGTTTACCGACCTCAACGGCGGCCGATTCGGCACGGTTGCCCAGCAGACCACCAGCGCCTGA
- a CDS encoding MFS transporter: protein MGALIGLTLTNTLSPEALESWGWRIPFAIGILVIPVGLYIRRHLDETGVVQEGGAPRQEHAGLREIFTRYWRMVVAGVLITIGGTSATYIVLHYMTSYAISVLKIPAGVSMAAGCVGALVQVALSAYAGRLSDRIGRKPLILWSRIAMLVAIYPGFLLLNAQPTLPVLLGVVAALSLMLVLNVVPSVVMLSELFPRRIRATGMSIVYCIGVLVFGGFAQFLATWLIAVTGNANAPAQYVIGCGIVSLVGLAMVAETAGKRLN, encoded by the coding sequence ATGGGTGCCTTGATCGGACTGACGCTGACCAACACCCTGTCACCGGAAGCGCTCGAAAGCTGGGGTTGGCGCATCCCTTTTGCGATCGGCATCCTGGTGATTCCCGTTGGTCTCTATATCCGCCGGCATCTCGATGAAACCGGCGTCGTGCAGGAGGGCGGCGCGCCGAGGCAGGAGCACGCCGGCCTGCGCGAGATCTTCACCCGCTATTGGCGCATGGTGGTGGCCGGAGTACTGATCACCATCGGTGGCACCTCGGCCACCTATATCGTGCTGCACTACATGACCAGCTACGCCATCTCGGTGCTGAAGATCCCGGCCGGGGTCAGCATGGCGGCAGGCTGTGTGGGCGCACTGGTGCAGGTGGCACTGTCTGCGTACGCGGGCAGGTTGTCGGACCGGATCGGCCGCAAACCGCTTATCCTCTGGTCGCGTATCGCGATGCTGGTCGCGATCTACCCGGGCTTCCTGCTGCTCAATGCTCAGCCGACCCTGCCCGTGCTGCTGGGCGTTGTTGCCGCGCTGTCACTGATGCTGGTGCTGAACGTCGTGCCGTCAGTGGTAATGCTCTCGGAACTGTTTCCGCGGCGCATCCGTGCGACTGGCATGTCGATCGTGTACTGCATTGGCGTGCTGGTGTTTGGTGGTTTCGCGCAGTTCCTGGCCACCTGGTTGATCGCCGTGACCGGCAATGCGAATGCCCCCGCGCAATATGTGATCGGTTGCGGCATCGTATCGCTTGTGGGCCTGGCCATGGTCGCGGAAACGGCCGGCAAGCGACTGAACTGA
- a CDS encoding ATP-binding protein has product MRIQHAFRLITLAMVATIVGFGSYLWTEEWRAYAVAQHSEAMLQAFRATLVAAEKVSAERGPSNAALGAAPGVAAGALLRAREQSDASLTAAIAMLHGANCPECGAAKGSLEHARAQLAAARSQIDRLIARPLSERHDVQRAVSGMFTIVDEILRVADGPLSRLQRSAPVAAQHAVSARFAAELREYAGRAGSEFTSALVSNRPMHSEERERLAGDLGRVQTLGDQIQQRVSFQLASKPGLRDADTALHKRFFGDGLAYLQKVEAIGPAEPRPTTAELASTYVPLMAPIVAMRDAVLDVAQAEVQADTTRAKRRLGGLLAILAIITSFVAATFWLFAKRVLRPLTLATEATVELAEGRYDGPTHVWPKTDEIGAIFVALEQLRAGLLRKVALEHERTTLIARLQAAVTHERAQMMALAQARDAAEASARTKSSFLAMMSHEIRTPLQGILGLLELVEYSPLSAEQRRQVRLASEAGQALRQILDDVLDYAKMDAGRLRLALAPLDLRGLFANVLSLLAPRAQAKGLQLQQWVQPDVPVQLVADGARLRQILLNLVGNAIKFTECGSVDLLASVEPTSAGEDVLVVSVADTGIGIAPEDIARLFTPFVQGESGPARRFDGTGLGLAISRQLAQLMGGELMLDSTLGVGTQVMLRVPMPGCPDAGSPLSNSERREHRAEFRLA; this is encoded by the coding sequence ATGCGCATCCAACACGCATTCCGCCTGATCACGCTTGCCATGGTGGCGACGATCGTGGGCTTCGGCAGCTATCTCTGGACCGAGGAGTGGCGGGCATACGCCGTGGCGCAACACAGCGAGGCGATGCTCCAGGCCTTTCGCGCCACGCTGGTTGCCGCCGAGAAGGTCTCGGCCGAGCGGGGGCCATCCAATGCCGCGTTGGGCGCAGCGCCTGGCGTCGCCGCCGGCGCGCTGTTGCGAGCGCGGGAACAGAGTGACGCCAGTCTGACTGCGGCCATAGCAATGTTGCACGGTGCCAACTGCCCGGAGTGCGGCGCGGCCAAAGGCAGCCTCGAGCATGCCCGGGCGCAGTTGGCGGCAGCGCGGTCCCAGATCGACCGGCTAATCGCCCGGCCATTGTCGGAACGACATGATGTGCAACGGGCCGTGAGCGGGATGTTCACCATCGTCGATGAGATCCTGCGCGTCGCGGACGGCCCGCTGTCGCGCCTGCAGCGCTCCGCTCCTGTGGCGGCGCAGCACGCGGTCAGTGCGCGATTTGCCGCCGAACTGCGCGAGTATGCGGGTCGCGCCGGCTCCGAGTTCACCAGCGCACTGGTCAGCAATCGTCCGATGCACAGCGAGGAGCGCGAGCGCCTGGCGGGGGATCTCGGGCGCGTGCAGACGTTGGGGGACCAGATCCAGCAGCGCGTCAGCTTCCAGTTGGCGTCGAAACCCGGGCTACGCGACGCCGACACTGCGCTGCACAAGCGCTTTTTCGGTGACGGCCTCGCCTATCTCCAGAAGGTCGAGGCGATCGGTCCGGCGGAACCTCGGCCGACGACGGCAGAGTTGGCCAGCACCTACGTGCCACTGATGGCGCCGATCGTCGCCATGCGCGACGCCGTGCTCGACGTGGCTCAGGCGGAAGTGCAGGCTGACACGACGCGCGCGAAGAGAAGGCTTGGTGGCTTGTTGGCGATCCTCGCGATCATCACGTCGTTTGTCGCAGCCACGTTCTGGCTGTTCGCGAAGCGGGTGCTGCGTCCACTTACGCTAGCGACGGAGGCCACCGTTGAGCTGGCCGAGGGGCGATACGACGGGCCGACACATGTCTGGCCCAAGACCGACGAGATTGGGGCCATCTTTGTCGCGCTGGAACAGTTGCGGGCGGGCCTGCTGCGGAAGGTGGCGCTCGAGCATGAGCGCACGACGCTGATCGCGAGGCTGCAGGCGGCAGTCACGCACGAGCGTGCCCAGATGATGGCGCTGGCCCAGGCGCGCGACGCAGCCGAGGCCTCGGCGCGCACCAAGAGCAGCTTCCTGGCCATGATGAGCCACGAGATCCGCACGCCGTTGCAGGGCATCCTCGGCCTGCTGGAACTGGTGGAGTATTCGCCTTTGTCAGCCGAACAGCGAAGGCAAGTGCGTCTGGCCTCGGAGGCAGGTCAGGCGCTGCGACAGATCCTCGACGATGTGCTCGACTACGCCAAGATGGACGCGGGCCGGCTGCGTCTTGCGTTAGCGCCACTTGATTTGCGCGGGCTGTTCGCCAATGTGCTGAGCCTATTGGCGCCGCGCGCGCAGGCCAAAGGGTTGCAGTTGCAGCAATGGGTGCAGCCCGACGTTCCGGTTCAACTCGTGGCCGACGGGGCTCGGCTGCGACAGATTCTTCTCAACCTCGTGGGCAACGCGATCAAGTTCACCGAGTGCGGCAGCGTGGATTTGCTCGCCAGTGTTGAGCCGACCAGCGCCGGCGAGGACGTGCTGGTGGTCTCGGTGGCGGACACAGGCATCGGGATCGCACCGGAGGATATTGCACGGCTCTTTACCCCATTCGTGCAGGGCGAGAGCGGACCGGCGCGCCGTTTCGACGGAACCGGACTGGGCCTGGCAATTTCTCGGCAACTGGCGCAACTGATGGGAGGTGAGCTGATGCTCGACAGTACACTAGGTGTTGGTACGCAGGTGATGCTGCGCGTGCCGATGCCGGGTTGCCCCGACGCTGGATCGCCCCTGTCGAACTCTGAGAGACGAGAGCATCGCGCCGAGTTCAGGTTGGCATAG
- a CDS encoding LysR family transcriptional regulator, which produces MSLRTEEIEAYLRVVELGGISAAARHMGLSKSVVSKRISDLERELGASLLQRSSRRMQPSESGRYFYEQARAAMSQLTQAAQSVSEAAQEVCGELRILAPMSFGTRWLSPLIAEFGRANPRLRLSLELDDRLVDLAYGGYDVAIRITRLRDSDLIARKLAPSRRVVCCSPDYAARAGLPRTVEDIGHHACLSYSNSLPGQIWTFQPDAHEEAPKTITPRGIYTANNGEVLRDAVLAGHGLAVLPRFIVWEDLRAGRLIEVQPGATPVEDGIFAVYPRNAFGSAKLRALVQFLQASLSQPPWEVPGSSMESAEVVPLYAEAPKR; this is translated from the coding sequence ATGTCATTACGTACGGAAGAGATCGAGGCCTATCTGCGGGTCGTCGAGCTAGGGGGAATCAGCGCGGCAGCGCGGCATATGGGGTTATCCAAATCCGTTGTCAGCAAGCGCATCAGCGATCTGGAGCGGGAACTCGGCGCATCGTTGCTCCAGCGCTCTTCGCGTCGCATGCAGCCCTCCGAGAGCGGCCGGTATTTCTATGAGCAGGCGCGCGCAGCCATGAGTCAGCTTACCCAAGCCGCGCAGAGTGTCTCGGAGGCGGCGCAGGAAGTCTGTGGCGAACTGCGCATCCTGGCGCCCATGAGCTTTGGTACACGCTGGTTGTCGCCGCTCATTGCGGAATTCGGCCGCGCCAACCCACGGCTGCGACTGAGTCTCGAACTGGACGACAGGTTGGTCGATCTGGCCTACGGCGGGTACGACGTGGCCATCCGCATTACGCGGCTGCGCGACAGCGACCTCATCGCGCGCAAGCTTGCGCCCAGTCGCCGCGTGGTGTGTTGCAGCCCGGACTATGCGGCGCGCGCCGGACTTCCCCGAACCGTCGAGGATATCGGCCACCATGCCTGCCTGTCATACAGCAATTCCTTGCCGGGCCAAATCTGGACCTTCCAGCCGGACGCGCATGAAGAAGCGCCGAAGACCATCACGCCGCGCGGCATCTACACGGCCAACAACGGCGAGGTGCTGCGTGATGCCGTGCTTGCCGGCCATGGCTTGGCCGTGTTGCCACGCTTCATCGTCTGGGAAGACCTGCGGGCGGGTCGGCTGATCGAGGTTCAGCCAGGGGCCACGCCGGTGGAGGATGGCATCTTTGCCGTCTATCCCCGTAACGCATTCGGTTCGGCCAAGCTCAGGGCCCTCGTGCAGTTCCTGCAGGCTTCGCTTTCGCAGCCGCCGTGGGAAGTTCCCGGCTCGTCGATGGAAAGCGCCGAAGTGGTACCCCTGTATGCGGAGGCGCCCAAACGTTGA
- a CDS encoding LysR family transcriptional regulator yields MQDLNDLYYFAQSVEHGGFAPAGRALGMPKSKLSRRIAMLEERLGVRLIQRSTRQFAVTEIGRVYYEHCKAMLMQAEAAQEAIEVIQAEPRGTLRMTCPVALLQVHVGTILSEFMARHPLLTVHLEATNRRVDPVAEAIDLAIRVRPPPLQDSDLVIRVLAERSQCLVASPALAQAHGMPPAPAELSDWPSLAIGTPQQDHTWHLYGPDGVQATIHHRPRLVTGDMIALRNAAVAGVGVCQLPVMMVRDQLTDGSLVRLLPDWAPRREILHAVFPSRRGLLPGVRLLIDYLAERFEKMEED; encoded by the coding sequence ATGCAAGACCTGAACGATCTCTACTACTTCGCGCAGTCTGTGGAGCATGGTGGATTCGCCCCGGCAGGACGGGCATTGGGCATGCCAAAATCCAAGCTGAGCCGCCGTATCGCCATGTTGGAGGAACGCCTGGGCGTGCGGCTGATACAGCGCTCGACCCGCCAGTTCGCCGTCACCGAAATCGGCCGCGTCTACTATGAGCACTGCAAGGCCATGCTGATGCAGGCAGAAGCCGCGCAGGAGGCTATCGAGGTCATACAGGCCGAACCACGGGGCACCCTGCGCATGACTTGCCCGGTGGCACTCCTCCAGGTCCATGTCGGAACGATTCTCAGCGAGTTCATGGCACGGCATCCCCTGTTGACCGTTCATTTAGAGGCCACCAACCGGCGGGTCGATCCCGTTGCAGAGGCCATCGATTTAGCCATCCGCGTGCGCCCGCCGCCGCTCCAGGACAGCGACTTGGTCATCCGCGTACTGGCCGAGCGCAGCCAGTGCCTTGTTGCCAGCCCCGCGCTTGCCCAAGCCCATGGCATGCCGCCTGCCCCCGCCGAACTTTCGGACTGGCCCAGCCTGGCCATCGGGACTCCCCAGCAGGATCACACGTGGCACCTGTACGGGCCCGACGGCGTACAGGCCACGATCCATCACCGTCCACGTTTGGTAACTGGTGACATGATTGCCTTGCGCAATGCGGCAGTGGCGGGGGTAGGCGTCTGTCAGTTGCCAGTGATGATGGTGCGTGACCAGTTGACAGATGGTTCCCTCGTCCGCTTGCTACCCGACTGGGCGCCTCGGCGCGAAATTCTTCATGCGGTTTTTCCCTCGCGGCGCGGCTTGCTGCCCGGCGTCAGATTGCTGATTGACTACCTCGCCGAACGATTCGAAAAAATGGAAGAGGACTAG